The region GCATAGTGTCTGCTGTGTACATCGTAGTGGCGCTCATCAACTTCCCTGCAAACGGCCTCTGCATGTGGCTGTTGCTCTTCCGCACTTCCCCCAAGACCCCTACCATCATTTTCATGATTAACTTGACCTTCACCGACCTAGTCATTGGCTGCATCCTGCCCTTCCAAATAGTTTATCTGGTCAGAGGCTACAACTGGCCCTTTAGCTCCATGATGTGCAGTTTTACAACAGTCTTGTTTTACGCCAACATGTACTGCTCAATTCTGACCATGACCGCCATAAGCATCGCTCGCTATCTTGGCATCGTGCGGCCGCTGAAGTTCAAAAACATTACGAGAAATAAGGTAGGAGCTGTGCTCATCTGTGGGATCATGTGGGTAATTGTTTTGGCAGTACTGTACCCCCTGGAGAGCACTGACCTCACTTTTCACGTGGTCAGTCTCAACATCACCACGTGTTTTGACATCCTCCAAACGGGCATGTTACCAACACAGACACTCTGGCTCATTTACCTGGTAATCTGGTGCGGTGTTCTCTTCCTGATCCCCTTCATCATTACGCTGTTCTGCTACATCCGTATTATGCGGACCCTGGCCTTGAACAGCAGCGACTCCAAAGGGAGGGCCCTCCGGCTCGCCTTACTCgtcctcttcatcttcattgTCTGCTTTGCACCCAACAACATTCTCCTTGTGGCCCACAGCCTGCGGAGGCTGCTCTTTCAGGACTCCCTCTACATGGCCTATAAGCTGTCTCTCCTACTCAGCTGCGTAAACAGCTGCCTGGATCCCTTCATTTATTACTTTGCCTCAAAGGAGTTTCGTATGAATCTGAGGGAGGTGCTGGACCTAGATTCCATCAGCAGCCGCAGAGCATCCTTTCACAGAGCGACGTTCTTTTCCGGCCGCTCTATGTCTCAAAGCCGTGCCGACGGCGATGGCCAAGTCGGCTTTTCCGAGCAGGAAGCGACCCGTTGATTTGATCGGTGGAGGGAGGCATTTTCTAAAATTGCCTTGCACGATGCGAGAAATAGCTGAGAATTTCTctgatttttaaattctgtgaTATTTTACACGAGGTCACCTCATAT is a window of Scleropages formosus chromosome 14, fSclFor1.1, whole genome shotgun sequence DNA encoding:
- the LOC108920503 gene encoding P2Y purinoceptor 8-like translates to MSKVDNITLAMFQDNTASSIVSAVYIVVALINFPANGLCMWLLLFRTSPKTPTIIFMINLTFTDLVIGCILPFQIVYLVRGYNWPFSSMMCSFTTVLFYANMYCSILTMTAISIARYLGIVRPLKFKNITRNKVGAVLICGIMWVIVLAVLYPLESTDLTFHVVSLNITTCFDILQTGMLPTQTLWLIYLVIWCGVLFLIPFIITLFCYIRIMRTLALNSSDSKGRALRLALLVLFIFIVCFAPNNILLVAHSLRRLLFQDSLYMAYKLSLLLSCVNSCLDPFIYYFASKEFRMNLREVLDLDSISSRRASFHRATFFSGRSMSQSRADGDGQVGFSEQEATR